The following proteins come from a genomic window of Yinghuangia sp. ASG 101:
- the mfd gene encoding transcription-repair coupling factor produces the protein MSLTGLLDAVVADPAFTEATRAAESGGRPHLDLVGPPALRPFLVAAIAARAGRPVLAVTATGRESEDLVSALGSLLPPESVVEFPAWETLPHERLSPRSDTVGRRLAVLRRLAHPGAPDTVGGPVKVVVAPVRSVLQPQVKGLGDLVPVSLVAGAEAELDDAVERLAAAAYSRVDLVEKRGEFAVRGGILDVFPPTEEHPLRIEFWGDQVEEIRYFKVADQRSLEVAEDGLWAPPCRELLLTPEVRERAAELLADHPSLADMLGRISEGVAVEGMESLAPALVDDMELLLDVLPAGSHILVCDPERVRTRAADLVATSREFLDASWAAAAGGGESPIDVGAASLRGIAEIREHAREIGVPWWTTSPFSADTELDARLEADTVVAGVQAVESYRGDSARVLADVKGRLADDWRIVFVTEGHGPAQRYVELLSGEGVAARLDADLPAAPGPGLVHVATGRIENGFVSDSLKLLVLTETDVSGQRSSTKDMRRLPSRRRNVVDPLQLKTGDYVVHEQHGVGRYIEMVQRTVGGAQREYLVVEYAPAKRGQPGDRLFVPTDQLEQVTKYVGGEAPSLHRLGGADWQKTKSKAKKAVKQIAGELIQLYSARMAAPGHAFGTDTPWQRELEDAFPYAETPDQLSSIEEVKADMEKSVPMDRLICGDVGYGKTEIAVRAAFKAVQDGKQVAVLVPTTLLVQQHFSTFAERYAQFPVNVRALSRFQTDGEAKATLEGLAEGSVDLVIGTHRLFSQDTRFKDLGLVIVDEEQRFGVEHKEQLKKLRANVDVLTMSATPIPRTLEMAVTGIREMSTITTPPEERHPVLTFVGAYDDKQIAAAVRRELLREGQVFYIHNRVESIDKAAAKIRELVPEARVATAHGQMNENALERVVVDFWEKEFDVLVCTTIVESGIDISNANTLIVERADNFGLSQLHQLRGRVGRGRERAYAYFLYPPEKPLTETAHERLATIAQHTEMGAGMFVAMKDLEIRGAGNLLGGEQSGHIQGVGFDLYVRLVGEAVAEYKGDQAEEVPEVKVELPVDAHIPHDYVPGERLRLEAYKRIAAITCEDDIAAVRAELTDRYGPLPVPVENLLEVARFRAHVRRAGLTDVTLQGNFVRFGPVDLRESQQLRLQRLYPKTLVKGAVHQILVPKPMTARIGGQPLRDTALLGWARDLVDAVLLEPIAASR, from the coding sequence ATGAGCCTTACCGGTCTTCTCGATGCCGTCGTCGCCGATCCCGCGTTCACCGAGGCCACCCGCGCCGCGGAGAGCGGGGGGCGGCCCCACTTGGACCTGGTCGGTCCGCCGGCGCTGCGGCCGTTCCTGGTCGCCGCCATCGCGGCCCGCGCCGGGCGTCCCGTGCTCGCCGTGACCGCCACCGGGCGCGAGAGCGAGGACCTGGTCAGCGCGCTGGGCTCGCTGCTGCCGCCCGAGTCGGTGGTGGAGTTCCCGGCGTGGGAGACGCTGCCGCACGAGCGGCTGTCGCCGCGCTCCGACACCGTCGGGCGCCGGCTCGCGGTGCTGCGCCGGCTCGCGCACCCCGGTGCGCCCGACACCGTCGGCGGCCCGGTCAAGGTCGTGGTCGCGCCGGTGCGCAGCGTGCTGCAACCGCAGGTCAAGGGGCTCGGCGACCTCGTGCCGGTGAGCCTCGTGGCGGGTGCGGAAGCCGAGCTGGACGACGCCGTCGAACGGCTCGCCGCCGCCGCGTACTCCCGGGTCGACCTCGTGGAGAAGCGCGGCGAGTTCGCGGTGCGCGGCGGCATCCTGGACGTGTTCCCGCCCACCGAGGAGCACCCGCTCCGCATCGAGTTCTGGGGCGACCAGGTCGAGGAGATCCGCTACTTCAAGGTCGCCGACCAGCGCTCGCTGGAGGTGGCCGAGGACGGCCTGTGGGCGCCGCCGTGCCGCGAGCTGCTGCTGACCCCCGAGGTGCGCGAGCGGGCCGCCGAGCTGCTGGCCGACCACCCCAGCCTCGCCGACATGCTCGGCAGGATCAGCGAGGGCGTCGCGGTCGAGGGCATGGAGTCGCTCGCGCCCGCCCTGGTCGACGACATGGAGCTGCTGCTCGACGTGCTCCCGGCCGGCAGCCACATCCTGGTGTGCGACCCCGAGCGCGTACGGACGCGCGCCGCCGACCTCGTGGCGACCAGCCGGGAGTTCCTGGACGCGTCGTGGGCCGCGGCGGCCGGCGGCGGCGAGAGCCCGATCGACGTCGGCGCGGCGTCGCTGCGCGGTATCGCGGAGATCCGCGAGCACGCCCGGGAGATCGGGGTGCCGTGGTGGACGACCAGCCCGTTCAGCGCCGACACCGAGCTGGACGCGCGCCTTGAGGCGGACACCGTGGTCGCCGGCGTGCAGGCGGTGGAGTCGTACCGCGGGGACTCGGCGCGCGTGCTGGCCGACGTCAAGGGCCGCCTGGCCGACGACTGGCGCATCGTCTTCGTCACGGAGGGCCACGGCCCCGCGCAGCGCTATGTCGAGCTGCTGTCCGGCGAGGGCGTCGCCGCGCGCCTGGACGCCGACCTGCCCGCCGCCCCCGGCCCGGGGCTGGTGCACGTCGCGACCGGGCGGATCGAGAACGGCTTCGTCTCCGACAGCCTCAAGCTGCTCGTGCTCACCGAGACCGACGTGTCGGGGCAGCGCAGCTCGACGAAGGACATGCGGCGCCTGCCCAGCCGCCGCCGCAACGTCGTCGACCCGCTCCAGCTCAAGACCGGCGATTATGTGGTGCACGAGCAGCACGGCGTCGGCCGCTACATCGAGATGGTGCAGCGCACGGTCGGCGGGGCGCAGCGCGAGTACCTGGTCGTCGAGTACGCCCCGGCCAAGCGCGGCCAGCCGGGCGACCGGCTGTTCGTCCCGACCGACCAGCTCGAACAGGTGACCAAGTACGTCGGCGGCGAGGCGCCGTCGCTGCACCGGCTCGGCGGCGCGGACTGGCAGAAGACCAAGTCGAAGGCGAAGAAGGCGGTCAAGCAGATCGCCGGCGAGCTGATCCAGCTGTACTCGGCGCGCATGGCCGCGCCCGGACACGCGTTCGGGACGGACACGCCGTGGCAGCGCGAGCTGGAGGACGCGTTCCCGTACGCCGAGACGCCCGACCAGCTCTCGTCCATCGAAGAGGTGAAGGCCGACATGGAGAAGTCGGTCCCGATGGACCGGCTGATCTGCGGCGACGTCGGCTACGGCAAGACCGAGATCGCGGTGCGCGCGGCGTTCAAGGCGGTGCAGGACGGCAAGCAGGTCGCGGTGCTCGTGCCCACGACGCTGCTGGTGCAGCAGCACTTCTCGACGTTCGCCGAGCGCTACGCGCAGTTCCCGGTCAACGTGCGCGCGCTGTCGCGCTTCCAGACCGACGGCGAGGCCAAGGCGACCCTCGAAGGCCTCGCGGAGGGCAGCGTCGACCTGGTCATCGGCACCCACCGGCTGTTCTCGCAGGACACCCGGTTCAAGGACCTCGGCCTGGTGATCGTCGACGAGGAGCAGCGCTTCGGCGTCGAGCACAAGGAGCAGCTGAAGAAGCTGCGCGCGAACGTCGACGTGCTGACGATGTCGGCGACGCCGATCCCGCGCACGCTGGAGATGGCGGTCACCGGCATCCGCGAGATGTCGACGATCACCACGCCGCCGGAGGAGCGGCACCCGGTGCTGACGTTCGTCGGGGCGTACGACGACAAGCAGATCGCCGCCGCGGTGCGCCGCGAACTGCTGCGCGAGGGCCAGGTGTTCTACATCCACAACCGCGTCGAGTCGATCGACAAGGCGGCGGCGAAGATCCGCGAGCTGGTGCCGGAGGCGCGCGTCGCGACCGCGCACGGGCAGATGAACGAGAACGCCCTCGAACGCGTCGTGGTCGACTTCTGGGAGAAGGAGTTCGACGTCCTGGTCTGCACGACCATCGTGGAGTCGGGCATCGACATCTCGAACGCCAACACCCTGATCGTCGAGCGCGCCGACAACTTCGGGCTGTCGCAGCTGCACCAGTTGCGCGGCCGGGTGGGCCGGGGGCGCGAGCGGGCGTACGCGTACTTCCTGTATCCGCCGGAGAAGCCGCTGACCGAGACCGCGCACGAACGGCTGGCGACGATCGCGCAGCACACCGAGATGGGCGCGGGCATGTTCGTCGCGATGAAGGACCTGGAGATCCGCGGCGCCGGCAATCTGCTGGGCGGTGAGCAGTCCGGGCACATCCAGGGCGTCGGGTTCGACCTGTACGTGCGGCTGGTCGGCGAGGCCGTCGCGGAGTACAAGGGCGACCAGGCCGAAGAGGTGCCCGAGGTGAAGGTCGAACTGCCGGTCGACGCCCACATCCCGCACGACTACGTGCCGGGGGAGCGGCTGCGCCTGGAGGCGTACAAGCGCATCGCGGCGATCACGTGCGAGGACGACATCGCGGCGGTGCGTGCCGAACTGACCGACCGGTACGGGCCGTTGCCGGTTCCGGTGGAGAACCTGCTGGAGGTCGCGAGGTTCCGGGCGCATGTGCGCCGGGCGGGGCTGACCGATGTGACGTTGCAGGGCAACTTCGTCCGGTTCGGGCCCGTGGACCTGCGGGAGTCGCAGCAGCTGCGGCTGCAGCGGCTGTACCCGAAGACGCTGGTGAAGGGGGCCGTGCACCAGATCCTGGTGCCCAAGCCGATGACCGCGCGCATCGGCGGGCAGCCGCTGCGCGACACCGCGCTGCTGGGCTGGGCGCGGGACCTGGTGGACGCGGTGTTGCTGGAGCCGATCGCGGCGTCGCGGTAG
- a CDS encoding SurA N-terminal domain-containing protein, translated as MSRTSRSAPVVALAAVLAGFVLTGCSDTKTGAAAVVNGDRVEISTLNSLVEQAADARQSVGAEPVPGVEASQEELTSVLTDKVLDEAARRAGIVVTATEIADAKRDWAGTNPGATIETLLARQGVPASQVDHFVRRSVLIDKIIIANGQDPRTEAGQQKVVEVFRSTAESMDITVNPRYGQWNPADGLVPTTYGWLTPNRIA; from the coding sequence GTGAGTCGCACGTCGCGTTCCGCCCCCGTAGTCGCCCTCGCCGCCGTTCTCGCGGGCTTCGTCCTCACCGGCTGTTCGGACACCAAGACCGGCGCCGCCGCCGTGGTGAACGGCGACCGCGTCGAGATCTCCACCCTCAACTCCCTCGTCGAGCAGGCCGCGGACGCGCGCCAGAGTGTCGGGGCGGAGCCGGTGCCGGGTGTCGAGGCGAGCCAGGAGGAGCTGACGTCGGTCCTCACCGACAAGGTCCTCGACGAGGCCGCGCGCCGGGCCGGCATCGTGGTCACCGCCACCGAGATCGCGGACGCCAAGCGCGACTGGGCCGGTACGAACCCGGGCGCGACGATCGAGACGCTGCTCGCCCGGCAGGGCGTCCCGGCGTCGCAGGTCGACCACTTCGTGCGCCGCAGCGTGCTGATCGACAAGATCATCATCGCCAACGGCCAGGACCCCCGCACCGAGGCTGGCCAGCAGAAGGTCGTCGAGGTCTTCCGGTCCACCGCGGAAAGCATGGACATCACCGTGAACCCCCGGTACGGGCAGTGGAACCCGGCCGACGGCCTCGTCCCCACGACGTACGGATGGCTCACCCCGAACCGGATCGCCTGA
- a CDS encoding SPFH domain-containing protein: MADARNPGGDTTGGETGDEKRGLVDMPDPQVRERVVHGVGGVPALIVGLLLLVGAVVLFFVAAAVGGGAQVALIVLGIVIILGALFGLGGLTTIAPGQARVIQLFGHYQGTVRHQGLRFFNPLTGRTRVSTRIRNLETQTAKVNDFDGNPIEIAAVVVWQVQDTAQAMFEVDDFEEFVAIQSETAVRHIANSYPYDNHNTDGLSLRDNADEITAKLSAEIGARVESAGVRVIESRITRLAYAPEIAQAMLRRQQAGAVVAARTRIVEGAVGMVELALHRLEEQHLVELDDERRAAMVSNLLVVLCSEQATQPVVNSGSLYQ, encoded by the coding sequence ATGGCCGACGCCCGGAACCCAGGTGGCGACACGACCGGCGGCGAGACCGGCGACGAGAAGCGCGGCCTCGTCGACATGCCCGACCCGCAGGTCCGCGAGCGCGTCGTGCACGGCGTCGGCGGCGTCCCGGCCCTGATCGTCGGCCTGCTGCTGCTCGTCGGGGCCGTCGTCCTGTTCTTCGTCGCCGCGGCGGTGGGCGGCGGAGCCCAGGTGGCGCTGATCGTCCTGGGCATCGTGATCATCCTCGGCGCGCTGTTCGGCCTGGGCGGGCTCACCACGATCGCCCCGGGCCAGGCGCGCGTCATCCAGCTCTTCGGGCACTACCAGGGCACCGTGCGCCACCAGGGGCTGCGCTTCTTCAACCCGTTGACCGGCCGCACCAGAGTGTCCACCCGGATCCGCAACCTGGAGACCCAGACCGCCAAGGTCAACGACTTCGACGGCAACCCGATCGAGATCGCCGCCGTCGTGGTGTGGCAGGTGCAGGACACCGCGCAGGCGATGTTCGAGGTCGACGACTTCGAGGAGTTCGTCGCGATCCAGTCCGAGACGGCCGTGCGGCACATCGCCAACAGCTACCCGTACGACAACCACAACACCGACGGCCTCTCGCTCCGCGACAACGCCGACGAGATCACCGCGAAGCTCTCCGCCGAGATCGGCGCCCGCGTCGAGTCGGCCGGCGTCCGGGTCATCGAGTCGCGGATCACGCGCCTCGCGTACGCCCCCGAGATCGCCCAGGCGATGCTGCGCCGCCAGCAGGCCGGGGCCGTCGTCGCGGCCCGCACCCGGATCGTCGAGGGCGCGGTGGGCATGGTCGAGCTGGCGCTGCACCGGTTGGAGGAGCAGCACCTGGTCGAGCTGGACGACGAGCGCCGCGCGGCGATGGTGAGCAACCTGCTCGTGGTGCTGTGCAGCGAGCAGGCCACCCAGCCGGTGGTGAACTCGGGGTCCCTCTACCAATGA
- a CDS encoding GOLPH3/VPS74 family protein, giving the protein MIELNELSLAQRMFLLAYDPAHTRAAGRDKLGLVLNAAALQGLLDGGFLTDDDGTAAPAGARGAVPDDPLEAAVYARIGESGRRRPWRHWVRKAEHRAVGTVREGLAQRRVLRLTPKRILLVFPAHGIELRQPRLRTEAMAGVRDALRGTLAPSRVPRECAASAVFAHVGGMRTVLSWRERRETKARATGLALPLEPLPSALRRAIRDKQATQNSGG; this is encoded by the coding sequence ATGATCGAGTTGAACGAACTCTCCCTCGCACAACGCATGTTCCTGCTGGCCTACGATCCTGCCCACACCCGCGCCGCCGGCCGCGACAAGCTCGGGCTTGTGCTGAACGCCGCCGCGCTGCAGGGTCTGCTTGACGGCGGGTTCCTGACCGACGACGACGGCACCGCGGCCCCGGCCGGCGCCCGGGGGGCCGTCCCGGACGACCCGCTGGAGGCGGCGGTGTACGCCCGGATCGGCGAGTCCGGCCGCCGTCGGCCGTGGCGGCACTGGGTGCGCAAGGCCGAGCACCGCGCGGTCGGCACGGTCCGCGAGGGCCTCGCACAGCGCCGCGTGCTGCGGCTCACCCCGAAGCGGATTCTGCTGGTGTTCCCGGCACACGGCATCGAACTGCGCCAACCCCGGCTGCGGACCGAGGCCATGGCGGGTGTCCGCGACGCGCTGCGGGGGACGCTCGCGCCGTCGCGCGTGCCCCGCGAGTGCGCGGCAAGCGCGGTGTTCGCGCACGTGGGCGGCATGCGCACGGTCCTGTCCTGGCGCGAACGACGCGAGACCAAGGCCCGGGCCACCGGACTGGCCCTCCCCCTGGAACCACTCCCGAGCGCCCTCCGCAGAGCCATCCGCGACAAACAAGCCACCCAAAACAGCGGCGGCTGA
- a CDS encoding nucleotide sugar dehydrogenase: MRVVIAGQGYVGLPLAVRAAQVGHDVVGYDTDERRVKQLASGESYVEDIPSARVRDVLGTGRYRATAEPRGLGGFDIAVITVPTPLRDGAPDLTYIEDCARTLSRYLRPGATVVLESTTYPGTTEELVGPVLEEGSGLTAGRDFHLGYSPERIDPGNPVWNLVNTPKVVSGIDAASLEIVDAFYGSLVDRTVPVSSPKEAELVKLIENTFRHVNIALVNEVAMFAHDLGIDVWEAIDACSTKPFGFMRFTPGPGVGGHCLPIDPSYLSWRVQRTLGQSFRFVELANDVNNHMPDYVVRRLTAAFNARRMSVNGSRVLLLGLAYKKNTGDARESPSTRIAGLLLDLGADVTAVDPHVDLAQPVDTRLRRVDLTADAVTAADAVVLLVDHDDTDLELVRGHASYILDCRRALTPADNVEVL, encoded by the coding sequence ATGCGAGTGGTGATCGCGGGTCAGGGGTACGTCGGCCTGCCGCTGGCGGTCCGTGCCGCGCAGGTCGGGCACGACGTCGTCGGCTACGACACCGACGAACGGCGCGTCAAACAGCTCGCCTCGGGTGAGTCGTACGTCGAGGACATCCCGTCGGCGCGGGTGCGCGACGTCCTCGGCACCGGGCGGTACCGGGCGACCGCCGAACCGCGCGGGCTCGGCGGGTTCGACATCGCGGTCATCACGGTGCCGACGCCGTTGCGGGACGGCGCGCCGGACCTGACGTACATCGAGGACTGCGCGCGGACGCTGTCGCGCTACCTGCGGCCCGGGGCGACCGTGGTGCTGGAGTCGACGACGTACCCGGGCACCACGGAGGAGTTGGTGGGGCCGGTCCTCGAAGAGGGGTCGGGGCTGACCGCCGGGCGGGACTTCCATCTCGGCTACAGCCCCGAGCGCATCGACCCGGGCAACCCCGTGTGGAATCTGGTCAACACGCCGAAGGTCGTCTCCGGGATCGACGCGGCGTCGCTGGAGATCGTCGACGCGTTCTACGGCTCGCTCGTGGACCGGACCGTGCCGGTCTCGTCGCCCAAGGAAGCCGAGCTGGTCAAGCTGATCGAGAACACGTTCCGGCACGTCAACATCGCGCTCGTCAACGAAGTCGCGATGTTCGCCCACGACTTGGGCATCGACGTGTGGGAGGCGATCGACGCGTGCTCGACCAAGCCGTTCGGGTTCATGCGGTTCACCCCCGGGCCCGGTGTGGGCGGGCACTGCCTGCCGATCGACCCGTCGTACCTGTCGTGGCGGGTGCAGCGCACTCTTGGCCAGAGCTTCCGCTTCGTCGAGCTGGCGAACGACGTCAACAACCACATGCCGGACTACGTGGTACGCCGCCTCACCGCCGCGTTCAACGCGCGGCGCATGTCGGTGAACGGGTCGCGCGTGCTGCTGCTGGGCCTGGCGTACAAGAAGAACACCGGCGACGCGCGCGAGTCGCCGTCGACGCGGATCGCGGGGCTGCTGCTCGACCTCGGCGCGGACGTGACGGCGGTCGACCCGCACGTCGACCTCGCGCAGCCGGTCGACACACGGCTGCGGCGCGTCGACCTCACCGCCGATGCCGTCACGGCCGCCGACGCGGTCGTGCTGCTCGTCGACCACGACGACACGGACCTCGAACTCGTCCGCGGGCACGCGTCGTACATCCTCGACTGCCGGCGCGCGCTGACGCCGGCGGACAACGTGGAGGTGCTGTGA
- a CDS encoding immunity 49 family protein, which translates to MVVEVPRHSNPSIADEGYAKALEATLADNIMFMERSPTSGARALNTALTALQARLAINPSGSLLESWEGVVTAMQISSALFASATAPEGETVTCRIAHETRTIPAAGPSHDADGGNWLKAFWLAIVCRDQERMTLLAEVPLDVVRGAEVQYDEYVYHWIDTLQAYWLERPGLAEKLTATIEASYPNVARNTDRELLEKILYQPINMFHKFVRRDHAGFNQALLEALRAHRQFWSADEELADTVAGMLALGPLAITCLAYDAGFPIDVESDYLPKHFLRRSWLGEFET; encoded by the coding sequence GTGGTTGTCGAAGTGCCCCGGCACAGCAATCCGAGTATCGCCGACGAGGGCTACGCCAAGGCCCTCGAAGCGACACTCGCGGACAACATCATGTTCATGGAGCGGTCACCGACCTCGGGGGCCCGCGCGCTGAACACGGCGCTGACCGCGCTTCAGGCCCGCCTCGCGATCAACCCGAGCGGCTCCCTGCTGGAGTCGTGGGAAGGGGTGGTCACCGCGATGCAGATCTCGTCGGCGCTGTTCGCGTCGGCGACCGCGCCCGAGGGCGAGACGGTCACCTGCCGGATCGCCCACGAGACGCGGACCATCCCGGCGGCCGGCCCGTCCCACGACGCGGACGGCGGGAACTGGCTCAAGGCGTTCTGGCTCGCGATCGTGTGCCGCGATCAGGAGCGCATGACGCTGCTCGCGGAGGTCCCGCTCGACGTGGTGCGCGGCGCCGAGGTGCAATACGACGAGTACGTCTACCACTGGATCGACACGTTGCAGGCGTACTGGCTCGAACGCCCCGGGCTGGCCGAGAAGCTGACGGCGACGATCGAGGCGTCGTACCCGAACGTCGCCCGCAACACCGACCGGGAACTGCTGGAGAAGATCCTCTACCAGCCGATCAACATGTTCCACAAGTTCGTGCGGAGGGACCACGCGGGCTTCAACCAGGCCCTGCTGGAGGCGCTGCGGGCACACCGGCAGTTCTGGTCGGCCGACGAGGAACTCGCGGACACCGTCGCGGGGATGCTCGCCCTCGGCCCGCTCGCGATCACGTGCCTGGCGTACGACGCGGGCTTCCCCATCGACGTCGAGTCGGACTACCTGCCGAAGCACTTCCTCCGGCGGTCGTGGCTCGGCGAGTTCGAGACCTGA
- a CDS encoding MazG family protein, producing the protein MSDETHETHEPPQGPPRLILLTGTHRVAPGLLSWPAWQVLRATSAAGGRVLTGEADHPQLPYVREAGVDVTVVAAGPAPALARRLMADARTAPVLWLAGSDGDPELGAALAQAAAGAGAPGDLPAIEVVPGSWDLPGARVLDLVAVMDRLRSPGGCPWDARQSHASLVRYLVEEAYELVDAIDSGDRAHLREELGDVLLQVVFHARVAEEDADDPFTIDDVAGGIVAKLMHRHPHVFGDVVAETAEHVERNWEELKAAEKTERESVVDGIPLGQPALSLAGKVLSRTRRAGLDVPVPAVIAEPERVDADTVGALLLAVTELAGRHDVDAETALRAAALRHREAVRAAETAART; encoded by the coding sequence GTGAGCGACGAGACCCACGAGACCCACGAGCCCCCCCAAGGCCCGCCCCGACTGATCCTCCTGACCGGCACCCACCGGGTCGCCCCCGGCCTGCTGAGCTGGCCCGCGTGGCAGGTGCTGCGCGCGACCTCGGCCGCCGGCGGCCGGGTGCTGACCGGCGAGGCCGATCACCCGCAACTGCCGTACGTGCGCGAGGCGGGCGTCGACGTCACCGTCGTCGCGGCCGGCCCGGCGCCGGCACTCGCCCGGCGCCTGATGGCGGACGCGCGTACCGCCCCGGTCCTGTGGCTGGCCGGTTCCGACGGCGACCCCGAGTTGGGCGCGGCGCTCGCGCAGGCCGCGGCCGGTGCCGGTGCCCCGGGTGATCTCCCCGCGATCGAGGTCGTGCCCGGTTCGTGGGACCTCCCGGGCGCGCGCGTGCTCGACCTCGTCGCGGTCATGGACCGGCTGCGGTCGCCGGGCGGGTGCCCGTGGGACGCCCGGCAGTCGCACGCGTCGCTGGTCCGCTACCTGGTCGAAGAGGCGTACGAACTCGTCGACGCGATCGACTCCGGCGACCGCGCGCACCTGCGCGAGGAGCTCGGCGACGTGCTGCTCCAGGTGGTCTTCCACGCCCGCGTCGCGGAGGAGGACGCCGACGACCCGTTCACGATCGACGACGTCGCGGGCGGCATCGTCGCCAAGCTGATGCACCGCCACCCGCACGTGTTCGGCGACGTCGTGGCCGAGACCGCCGAGCACGTGGAGCGCAACTGGGAGGAGCTGAAGGCCGCCGAGAAGACCGAACGCGAATCGGTCGTCGACGGCATCCCGCTCGGCCAGCCCGCGCTGTCGCTGGCCGGCAAGGTGCTGTCCCGCACGCGCCGCGCGGGGCTCGACGTGCCGGTGCCCGCCGTGATCGCCGAGCCCGAACGCGTCGACGCCGACACCGTCGGCGCCCTCCTGCTGGCCGTCACCGAACTCGCCGGACGCCACGACGTCGACGCCGAGACCGCGCTGCGCGCGGCGGCCCTGCGCCACCGCGAGGCGGTACGCGCCGCCGAGACGGCGGCGCGCACCTGA
- a CDS encoding aldehyde dehydrogenase family protein has protein sequence MSGEAQKLFIGGAWVEPGRGHYEVVNPATEEVVGLAPEASVAQAYAAAEAAAEAFDAWSRTPPERRSAILGKAADLLFAGGDLPALAAAESGATPRTAMMMHVGTAYSRFKRYAKGALEPTEFPVSPQVTPATPLSRPGVFSALEVRQPVGVVACITSYNNPLANTAGKVAPALAMGNTCVVKPAPQDPLAVYRMAAALEEAGLPPGVLNVVTGSSSDVGEAVVDARQVDMISFTGSTAVGRRIAEAAGRAMKRQLMELGGKGACVVFDDADIPAAVAGIATVWTFYAGQICTAPTRVIVQRGVYRELVEGLEQYAKTLTVGDPAHDGVDVGPVISAVQRGRVEDLVATGRAEGARLVVGGERPDTGKGFFVAPTLFADAANDMAIAREEFFGPVVTVIPFDDDEQGVALANASDYGLNSYVFTGDAERAFRVARRIRSGGVAVNTVGRNMEAPFGGFRKSGVGRDCGSYALHAYSEVQALVWQS, from the coding sequence ATGAGTGGCGAGGCGCAGAAGCTCTTCATAGGCGGCGCGTGGGTCGAGCCGGGGCGGGGGCACTACGAGGTCGTCAACCCCGCGACGGAGGAGGTCGTGGGGTTGGCGCCCGAGGCGTCGGTCGCCCAGGCGTACGCCGCCGCCGAGGCCGCGGCGGAGGCGTTCGACGCGTGGTCGCGGACGCCGCCCGAGCGGCGGTCGGCGATCCTCGGCAAGGCCGCCGACCTGCTGTTCGCGGGCGGCGACCTGCCCGCGCTGGCCGCCGCGGAGTCGGGCGCGACACCGCGGACCGCGATGATGATGCACGTCGGTACGGCGTACTCGCGCTTCAAGCGGTACGCGAAGGGCGCGCTGGAGCCCACCGAGTTCCCCGTCAGCCCGCAGGTCACCCCGGCGACGCCGCTGAGCAGGCCCGGGGTGTTCTCCGCGCTGGAGGTACGGCAGCCGGTGGGCGTGGTCGCGTGCATCACGTCGTACAACAACCCGCTCGCGAACACCGCCGGCAAGGTCGCGCCCGCGCTGGCGATGGGCAACACCTGCGTCGTGAAGCCGGCGCCGCAGGACCCGCTGGCCGTCTACCGCATGGCCGCGGCGCTCGAGGAGGCCGGCCTGCCGCCCGGGGTGCTCAATGTGGTGACCGGCTCGTCGTCCGATGTCGGGGAGGCGGTCGTCGACGCGCGTCAGGTCGACATGATCAGCTTCACCGGGTCGACGGCGGTGGGCCGCCGGATCGCCGAGGCCGCCGGGCGCGCCATGAAGCGCCAGCTCATGGAGCTGGGCGGCAAGGGCGCGTGCGTGGTCTTCGACGACGCCGACATCCCCGCCGCGGTGGCCGGCATCGCCACCGTGTGGACGTTCTACGCGGGCCAGATCTGCACCGCCCCGACGCGCGTGATCGTGCAGCGCGGTGTCTACCGGGAGCTGGTGGAGGGCCTGGAACAGTACGCGAAGACGCTCACGGTCGGCGACCCGGCGCACGACGGCGTGGATGTCGGGCCGGTGATCTCGGCCGTGCAGCGCGGGCGGGTCGAAGACCTCGTGGCGACCGGCCGGGCGGAGGGTGCGCGCCTGGTCGTCGGCGGCGAACGCCCCGACACCGGAAAGGGGTTCTTCGTCGCGCCGACCCTGTTCGCGGACGCCGCGAACGACATGGCGATCGCCCGCGAGGAGTTCTTCGGGCCGGTCGTCACGGTGATCCCGTTCGACGACGACGAGCAGGGCGTCGCGCTCGCCAACGCCTCCGACTACGGCCTCAACAGCTACGTGTTCACCGGCGACGCCGAACGGGCCTTCCGCGTCGCCCGGCGCATCCGCTCCGGCGGCGTCGCCGTCAACACGGTCGGCCGCAACATGGAGGCGCCGTTCGGCGGCTTCAGGAAATCGGGCGTGGGGCGCGACTGCGGGTCGTACGCGCTGCACGCCTACAGCGAGGTGCAGGCTCTGGTCTGGCAGTCCTGA